One genomic region from Muriicola soli encodes:
- a CDS encoding TonB-dependent receptor, with protein sequence MDLPGTDKQLKSTRLKVLMLLFFTLFQIGVAQEVLITGRVIEYQDKQGLEGVRIWITGQPEFTISRKEGEFQFKTGQRGNLQLNLSAQNYVTQIYPLAVDTVDIHLGPVYLKRDLEVEKSDNLLTLTESDLKEESNLESNSGLLMATRDVFLKRAAFDFSQAFFRVRGYDSKEGLVLINGIPMNRNWDGRPQWNNWGGLNDVIRNQEFTFGLDASDQTFGGVLGTSAIDLSPHRFRPGLRISTAASNRTYRNRIMATYHTGKGRKGFAYSMSFSRRWAKEGFVTGTPYDAYSVFLAASLALTGQQTLGAALISAYNSRGRIAALTDEVAGLMGPGYNPYWGEQKGSIRTSRIRKIHEPLALITYDLTTKKLQLRTSIGYQWGSRKFSRIGYYNAPNPDPTYYRYLPSYNINSPIGANFIGAEAARKGFIENPQWPWSDLYRANSKPARKNDAAYIDQEDVSDETIITSNTILNIQIGKSLKIDAGFLWQRSQAENFARVNDLLGADQIRDIDSFSNTRNNLNEPVKKEKGDLFGYHYNNNSDYWNSFLQARFAWNQCDFYVAGEYAEKSFQRDGLFLNERFIDNSYGRGKKKRFQFWGIKSGLSYGITSRHWIRVYAYAGAKSQPLKYVFINPRENNLIVPNISVENIYSLDVNYLLRLPGLTGRFSAYYTRFINGTEINFFYVDSGVGSEFVQEVASGLDRLHKGLEAGLELNLSPTTKASFSASIGRHEYASDPSVTINFDTSGIDETLNRTGGNIDLGIATIKGNQLNQGPQTALSLGVEYRDPSYWWIGGTANYLANSVIDMAFIKRTRSFRLDPENGRPFPGVSEEQLRNLLAQESLPPVYLLNLLGGKSWLRKGKYISIFLTVSNVFNTIFKSGGYEQSRNGNYQQMVNDNLNGAPSFGNKYWYGFGRTFFLNLAISF encoded by the coding sequence ATGGATTTACCCGGAACAGACAAGCAATTAAAAAGCACAAGACTAAAAGTATTGATGCTGCTGTTTTTTACGCTCTTTCAAATAGGAGTAGCTCAGGAGGTTCTTATTACCGGTCGGGTAATTGAATATCAGGACAAACAAGGGTTGGAAGGTGTCAGGATCTGGATCACTGGACAGCCGGAATTTACGATTTCTCGCAAAGAGGGCGAATTCCAATTTAAAACAGGGCAAAGAGGAAACTTGCAGTTGAACCTCTCTGCACAAAATTATGTCACACAAATATATCCCCTTGCTGTTGATACTGTCGACATCCATTTAGGACCGGTTTACCTTAAGCGTGATCTCGAAGTGGAAAAGAGTGATAATTTGCTGACGCTCACCGAATCAGATTTAAAGGAGGAGTCGAATCTGGAATCAAATTCCGGATTACTGATGGCAACACGAGATGTTTTCCTCAAACGTGCAGCGTTTGATTTTAGTCAGGCTTTCTTTCGAGTCAGAGGCTATGATTCCAAAGAAGGACTTGTTCTGATTAATGGTATCCCCATGAATCGCAACTGGGATGGAAGACCTCAGTGGAATAATTGGGGCGGCCTAAATGATGTCATCAGAAATCAGGAATTTACATTTGGTCTCGATGCTTCTGATCAGACCTTTGGAGGAGTTCTGGGAACTTCTGCTATAGATCTGTCACCCCATAGGTTCAGGCCCGGCCTGCGTATTAGCACTGCGGCCTCAAATAGAACTTATAGAAACCGTATAATGGCTACCTACCATACCGGGAAAGGTAGAAAAGGATTCGCTTATTCGATGTCCTTCTCACGCCGCTGGGCAAAAGAAGGATTTGTAACCGGTACGCCTTATGATGCGTATTCTGTTTTTTTGGCCGCTAGCCTTGCCTTAACCGGCCAACAGACCTTGGGAGCTGCGCTTATCAGTGCGTATAATAGTCGGGGAAGAATAGCAGCGCTTACCGATGAAGTGGCGGGCCTTATGGGGCCGGGGTACAATCCTTATTGGGGAGAGCAGAAAGGATCTATCAGAACTTCCCGAATCCGAAAGATTCACGAACCTCTTGCTCTTATAACCTATGATTTAACCACAAAAAAATTGCAGCTTCGTACATCTATTGGATATCAATGGGGGAGTAGGAAATTCAGCAGAATAGGATACTACAATGCTCCGAATCCCGACCCTACCTATTATCGTTATCTGCCAAGCTATAACATCAACAGCCCTATTGGAGCTAATTTTATCGGAGCTGAAGCTGCCAGAAAAGGTTTTATTGAAAATCCACAATGGCCCTGGTCCGATTTGTACAGAGCCAATTCTAAACCGGCACGAAAAAATGATGCAGCCTACATAGATCAGGAAGATGTGAGTGATGAAACAATAATCACAAGCAACACCATACTGAATATTCAGATTGGTAAAAGCCTGAAGATCGATGCGGGGTTTCTGTGGCAAAGGTCTCAGGCTGAAAATTTTGCACGAGTTAATGACCTTCTGGGAGCAGATCAAATACGGGATATTGATTCATTCAGCAATACCCGAAACAACCTCAATGAGCCTGTAAAAAAGGAAAAAGGAGACCTATTTGGTTACCACTATAACAACAATTCAGATTATTGGAATAGTTTTTTGCAAGCCCGTTTCGCTTGGAACCAATGTGATTTTTATGTCGCTGGAGAATATGCTGAAAAGAGTTTTCAACGAGACGGGCTTTTTTTAAACGAACGATTTATTGATAATTCTTATGGCAGAGGTAAAAAAAAGCGATTTCAATTCTGGGGAATTAAAAGTGGCCTGTCTTATGGCATTACTTCCAGGCATTGGATTAGAGTATATGCCTATGCTGGCGCCAAGTCTCAGCCACTGAAGTACGTTTTTATCAATCCCAGGGAGAACAATTTGATAGTCCCCAATATATCTGTAGAAAATATATACAGTCTTGATGTAAATTACCTGCTCCGACTGCCGGGGCTAACCGGCAGGTTCTCTGCTTACTACACTCGATTTATAAACGGGACAGAAATTAACTTTTTCTATGTGGACTCCGGTGTTGGGTCTGAATTTGTGCAGGAGGTGGCCAGTGGTCTGGACAGGTTGCACAAAGGCCTGGAAGCTGGATTGGAACTCAACCTTTCGCCTACGACTAAAGCTTCTTTTTCAGCATCAATCGGCAGGCATGAATATGCCAGCGACCCTTCGGTTACCATCAATTTTGATACCAGCGGAATAGATGAAACCCTGAATAGGACAGGAGGCAATATCGATCTGGGTATTGCTACAATTAAGGGGAATCAGTTAAACCAGGGGCCCCAGACAGCACTCTCATTAGGGGTAGAATACAGGGATCCATCGTACTGGTGGATAGGAGGCACTGCAAATTATTTGGCCAATAGCGTAATTGATATGGCATTTATAAAACGAACTCGGAGCTTTCGGTTAGATCCCGAAAACGGAAGGCCATTCCCCGGAGTCTCGGAAGAACAACTTAGAAATTTGCTGGCTCAGGAGTCCCTTCCTCCGGTATATCTGCTCAATCTTTTAGGGGGTAAATCCTGGCTTCGAAAAGGGAAGTATATCAGTATTTTTCTCACTGTGAGTAATGTGTTTAATACCATCTTCAAATCCGGAGGTTATGAACAGAGCAGGAACGGCAATTATCAGCAGATGGTAAATGACAATTTGAATGGCGCACCTTCTTTCGGAAATAAATACTGGTATGGCTTTGGACGGACCTTCTTTTTAAATCTAGCAATTAGCTTTTAG
- a CDS encoding DUF5689 domain-containing protein, which produces MFKTVIFSRRFCIGLIILLVFSSSCLRQDEWTTPDTDCNSDVLPNFTLTALLKSFAGTTEKIIDNWIIEAYVISSDQSGNIFNTLHLQDKPSDPTAGIQLELELRDSYLLFQPGDRVVLYLNGLYLGKSKGVFKLGSAYSSFGILQPGRIPRHAISNHIVLSCDQTISIVPKTISVAEILTQPVNTLVRLEEMEFSEEELDSSYARKQLQTVRTLEDCTDNKILLINSGYSDFYQETLPGGKGSITGITHIIDNEPGLIIRSLNDVEFTQERCEEYITEFTSDKLLISELADPDNNSSARFIELHYSGVQPLSLKSWHINRYTNNSLEKSSSVDLSDIEMLPGQFLVIASNAEAFEQTYGFPADLVAGVNSPADSNGDDNLTLVDPFGEVIDIFGVIGEDGSGTSHEFEDGRAFRRNEVSLANAVFTPSEWVIYNDTGAFGTINQPQNAPQDFTPGAPN; this is translated from the coding sequence ATGTTTAAAACAGTGATTTTCAGCAGGAGATTTTGCATTGGACTCATAATTCTTCTTGTATTTAGCTCTTCCTGCCTTAGACAAGATGAATGGACGACTCCGGATACGGACTGCAACTCTGATGTTCTTCCCAATTTTACTTTAACAGCACTTTTGAAAAGTTTCGCCGGAACCACTGAAAAGATCATTGATAATTGGATTATTGAAGCCTATGTTATCTCGTCAGATCAATCAGGGAATATTTTCAATACCCTTCACTTGCAGGATAAACCTTCTGATCCTACTGCAGGAATTCAATTGGAATTGGAATTGAGGGATTCATACTTACTATTTCAGCCAGGAGACAGAGTTGTACTCTACTTAAACGGGCTATATCTTGGAAAGTCTAAAGGGGTATTTAAATTGGGGAGCGCTTACTCATCATTTGGAATTCTTCAGCCCGGAAGAATTCCCAGGCATGCCATTTCCAATCATATCGTGCTAAGTTGTGATCAAACTATTTCCATAGTACCGAAAACGATTTCAGTTGCTGAAATTTTAACTCAGCCTGTAAATACTCTGGTTCGACTTGAAGAAATGGAATTTTCGGAAGAAGAATTAGATTCCAGCTATGCCCGAAAACAGCTGCAGACAGTTCGTACGCTTGAAGATTGTACAGATAATAAAATCCTATTGATCAACAGTGGATACTCCGATTTTTATCAGGAAACACTGCCGGGAGGGAAGGGGAGTATAACGGGCATAACACATATAATCGACAATGAACCCGGATTAATTATTCGATCCCTGAATGATGTGGAGTTTACCCAGGAGCGGTGTGAGGAATACATTACCGAATTCACTTCAGATAAACTCTTGATCTCAGAGTTGGCAGACCCAGATAATAATAGTTCTGCGAGATTTATAGAACTCCACTATTCTGGTGTTCAACCGCTTTCATTGAAGAGCTGGCATATTAATCGTTACACCAATAACAGTTTGGAGAAAAGCTCATCCGTAGATCTTTCAGACATTGAAATGTTGCCCGGGCAATTTTTGGTGATCGCGTCAAATGCAGAAGCTTTTGAACAGACTTATGGATTTCCCGCGGATCTGGTGGCAGGGGTTAATAGTCCGGCTGATTCCAACGGTGATGACAATCTCACCCTGGTGGATCCGTTTGGAGAGGTCATCGATATCTTTGGGGTGATCGGTGAAGACGGCTCAGGAACGTCACACGAATTTGAAGACGGGAGGGCATTTCGAAGAAATGAAGTAAGTTTGGCGAATGCTGTTTTTACTCCTTCTGAATGGGTCATTTATAATGATACTGGAGCTTTCGGGACCATTAATCAACCCCAAAACGCACCTCAGGATTTTACGCCCGGCGCTCCCAACTAG
- a CDS encoding PAS domain-containing sensor histidine kinase — MKTISPAETIKNLPFPLAKMDCDFKLIETSEAWDKAEKLEQQKSERNQDFTLPLRSLKELNDDCLKNREQGEKIIPVISEEGLSFWYRWQVNPYFDEDGKVLGTYILREDVTKQVKKEQLLIKAQEVTRIGGWEVDLIQNTVYWTKVTKEIHEVPMDYIPNLEEGINFYKAGEDRERITELVSKAISDGSPWDTELRIVTAKGRELWVHARGEVEILKGKAVRITGTFQDIDQKKKADLAYKKISERLSIATEASGIGIWDLNLLTNSLEWDKNMYQLYGIKENDFSGVYDAWESAVHPDDKEKAQIELQDAIQGTKDFNTEFRIVYPSGEIRYIRAFGVIRRNAEGIALNIIGTNWDITELKKTRLELDKSEESFEGAFEHSTTGMALVSLEGNWIKVNQNLCEITGYSEEELMKINYLDLTHPEDRSRDLLLRSEVLEGKRKSYQTEKRYYHKKGHLIHLIVSVTGVKNIYGELSHVISQILDVSKLVKAEKHLKSLVQITQDQNESLLNFAHIVSHNLRSHASNMTMLTDFLLKDNDPDELQNIGKMLKAASESLNETVAHLNEVVQVKAGSSEKIRPVALLKKINLVRNNINALLHEKNAECHIDIPKDLRVKAIPAYLESMFLNLFTNSLKYASPDRNPIIEIEVKPIKKGVCKIEFRDNGLGIDLKRHKDKVFGMYKTFHHNKDAKGIGLFITKNQVEAMNGNINVKSKVDQGTTFIIELNTI; from the coding sequence ATGAAGACTATTTCACCAGCCGAAACCATAAAAAACCTTCCATTTCCCTTAGCAAAAATGGACTGCGATTTTAAGTTGATCGAGACTTCTGAAGCCTGGGACAAAGCCGAGAAATTAGAACAGCAAAAATCGGAGAGAAATCAGGATTTTACGCTCCCGTTAAGATCGCTGAAGGAATTGAATGACGATTGTCTGAAAAACAGAGAACAAGGCGAAAAAATTATTCCTGTAATCTCGGAAGAAGGTCTTTCTTTTTGGTATCGTTGGCAAGTTAATCCCTATTTTGACGAGGATGGCAAAGTACTTGGTACTTATATTTTAAGGGAAGACGTAACTAAGCAGGTAAAAAAAGAGCAGTTACTAATAAAGGCTCAGGAAGTAACCAGAATAGGTGGATGGGAAGTTGACCTTATTCAAAATACTGTATACTGGACAAAGGTCACCAAAGAAATTCACGAGGTCCCCATGGATTACATCCCCAACCTGGAAGAAGGGATTAATTTCTATAAAGCCGGCGAAGATCGCGAGAGGATAACTGAATTGGTAAGCAAAGCGATTAGTGACGGTAGTCCTTGGGATACTGAACTTCGGATAGTTACGGCAAAAGGCCGTGAACTTTGGGTTCATGCCAGGGGTGAGGTGGAAATACTCAAGGGTAAGGCTGTGAGAATTACGGGTACCTTCCAGGACATTGATCAGAAAAAAAAGGCCGATCTGGCCTATAAGAAAATCAGTGAGCGACTTTCCATCGCAACAGAGGCCTCCGGCATCGGGATATGGGATTTAAACCTATTGACCAATTCACTGGAATGGGATAAAAATATGTACCAACTCTACGGGATAAAAGAAAATGATTTCTCAGGGGTCTACGACGCATGGGAATCTGCGGTGCACCCGGATGATAAAGAAAAAGCACAAATTGAATTACAGGACGCGATTCAGGGAACAAAAGATTTTAATACTGAATTTAGAATAGTCTATCCCTCAGGGGAAATTCGATATATTCGGGCGTTTGGAGTAATCAGAAGGAATGCTGAAGGAATTGCTTTAAATATCATAGGGACCAATTGGGATATTACTGAGTTAAAGAAAACCCGTCTTGAACTGGATAAGAGCGAAGAGTCTTTTGAGGGTGCTTTTGAACATTCTACTACAGGTATGGCCTTGGTTTCACTTGAGGGAAATTGGATAAAGGTCAACCAAAACCTTTGTGAAATCACGGGCTATTCAGAGGAAGAATTAATGAAAATCAATTATTTAGACCTTACTCATCCTGAGGACCGTTCGAGGGATCTTCTACTCAGGTCTGAAGTTCTGGAAGGAAAAAGGAAATCTTATCAGACTGAAAAACGTTATTATCATAAAAAAGGGCATTTAATTCATTTAATTGTTTCTGTAACGGGAGTGAAAAATATTTATGGAGAACTCTCACATGTCATTTCTCAAATACTGGATGTTTCCAAATTGGTCAAGGCAGAGAAACACTTAAAATCCCTTGTGCAAATCACACAAGACCAAAATGAGAGTTTATTAAATTTTGCGCATATCGTTTCCCATAACCTGAGGTCACATGCGAGTAATATGACCATGTTGACAGATTTTCTTTTGAAGGATAACGATCCTGATGAATTGCAAAACATAGGCAAAATGTTAAAAGCTGCCTCTGAAAGCCTTAATGAAACTGTAGCCCACCTCAACGAAGTTGTTCAGGTAAAGGCGGGGAGTAGTGAAAAAATAAGGCCAGTTGCCTTACTTAAAAAAATAAATCTGGTAAGGAACAACATCAACGCTTTATTGCATGAAAAAAATGCAGAATGTCATATTGATATTCCAAAAGACCTTCGGGTGAAAGCGATTCCTGCCTATCTTGAAAGTATGTTCTTAAATCTATTCACCAACTCCTTAAAATACGCTTCTCCAGATCGCAATCCGATCATAGAAATAGAGGTAAAACCAATTAAAAAGGGAGTATGCAAAATAGAATTCAGGGATAACGGTTTAGGGATCGACCTTAAGAGACACAAGGATAAAGTGTTTGGTATGTACAAAACCTTTCATCACAACAAGGATGCCAAGGGAATCGGTCTTTTCATTACAAAAAATCAGGTAGAAGCGATGAATGGGAATATTAACGTGAAGAGTAAAGTTGATCAGGGTACCACCTTTATCATTGAATTAAATACAATTTAG
- a CDS encoding DUF1080 domain-containing protein, giving the protein MMKTIQILFSFLMVTGLTAQEKELFNGKDLTGWTVYGTEKWYVQDGLLVSESGPDAQYGYLATDKHYKDFEVSLEFLQEADGNSGVFIRSTIEGTKVSGWQVEVAPKGKHTGGVYESYGRGWLVKPEAEKELILKEGQWNTLKIRVMGDQLTSWLNGVQMVSINDEAIGAGEGAIALQIHDGGGIKVKWRNIKLILPE; this is encoded by the coding sequence ATGATGAAAACGATACAAATTTTATTTAGCTTCCTGATGGTAACAGGACTTACAGCTCAGGAGAAAGAACTATTCAACGGGAAAGACCTTACGGGCTGGACTGTTTACGGTACCGAAAAATGGTATGTACAGGATGGGCTACTGGTCTCAGAAAGTGGTCCGGATGCCCAGTATGGCTATTTGGCTACTGATAAACACTACAAGGATTTTGAAGTTAGCCTGGAATTCCTGCAGGAAGCCGATGGAAATAGCGGTGTATTTATTCGCTCAACTATTGAAGGCACAAAAGTGAGTGGCTGGCAAGTAGAGGTGGCTCCCAAAGGAAAGCATACCGGCGGGGTCTATGAATCTTATGGCCGTGGCTGGCTGGTTAAGCCGGAAGCGGAAAAAGAATTGATCCTGAAAGAAGGGCAATGGAATACACTGAAGATCCGTGTAATGGGTGATCAACTCACCTCATGGCTCAACGGGGTACAGATGGTCAGTATTAATGATGAGGCCATTGGTGCAGGAGAAGGTGCCATAGCCCTTCAGATCCACGATGGAGGCGGAATTAAGGTAAAATGGCGGAATATTAAATTAATCCTTCCCGAGTAA
- a CDS encoding amidohydrolase, which yields METNLKIALVQSSIFWHQPEENRTHFTEIIRNLTRAADLVILPEMFSTGFTMTPSEIDQKEGNKTLEWMKSLALETKMAITGSIAFFEGGSYTNRLFFVKPNGSFEYYDKRHTFTLAGEQLSYSAGKKRVIIDYGGFRICPMICYDLRFPVWSRNTEAYDLLLFVANWPQPRVSAWDALLRARAIENMAYCIGVNRIGNDPNGHNYNGHSACYDALGEQLVFSEKEEVLFVEISKTHLTEAREKLRFLDDRDSFILQ from the coding sequence TTGGAAACAAATTTGAAAATTGCCCTGGTACAATCCTCCATTTTCTGGCATCAGCCCGAAGAAAACAGAACGCATTTTACTGAGATAATAAGGAATTTAACCCGGGCTGCAGATCTGGTGATACTCCCTGAAATGTTTAGCACGGGGTTTACGATGACGCCTTCGGAGATCGACCAAAAAGAAGGAAATAAAACCCTGGAATGGATGAAGTCGCTCGCCCTGGAAACTAAAATGGCCATAACAGGCAGCATAGCATTTTTTGAAGGGGGAAGCTATACAAACAGGTTGTTCTTTGTTAAGCCAAACGGGAGTTTCGAGTATTACGATAAACGCCACACCTTTACGCTGGCCGGCGAGCAGCTGTCGTATTCGGCCGGAAAGAAAAGGGTCATTATTGATTACGGGGGATTTCGTATTTGTCCTATGATTTGCTATGACCTGCGATTCCCTGTATGGTCCAGAAATACGGAGGCTTATGACCTTTTGCTATTTGTAGCCAATTGGCCCCAACCCAGGGTAAGTGCCTGGGATGCATTGTTAAGGGCCAGAGCCATTGAAAACATGGCTTACTGTATTGGCGTAAATCGAATTGGAAATGATCCAAATGGGCACAATTACAACGGGCATTCAGCTTGCTACGATGCTTTGGGCGAGCAGCTTGTATTTTCAGAGAAAGAAGAGGTGCTATTTGTGGAAATCAGCAAAACACATTTAACAGAAGCCAGAGAGAAGTTAAGGTTTCTGGACGATCGGGATTCGTTTATTCTTCAATAA
- a CDS encoding DUF2237 family protein, whose product MEKNPKNVFGLPLQACCHDPLTGYFRDGYCKTMTEDRGTHVVCARVTEEFLNFSKERGNDLITAIPQWQFPGLKPGDQWCLCVSRWIEAEKAGVAPPVVLEATHEIALDYTDMPTLLKYAFVAPEN is encoded by the coding sequence ATGGAGAAAAATCCAAAAAACGTATTTGGCCTACCACTTCAGGCTTGTTGTCACGATCCGCTTACCGGATATTTCAGGGATGGGTATTGTAAAACAATGACCGAGGACCGGGGAACTCATGTGGTTTGCGCCCGTGTCACTGAAGAATTTTTAAATTTTTCCAAAGAAAGAGGCAACGATCTGATCACTGCCATTCCCCAATGGCAATTTCCGGGACTCAAACCCGGAGATCAGTGGTGTTTGTGCGTTTCCCGCTGGATAGAAGCTGAGAAAGCAGGAGTAGCACCACCGGTAGTTCTGGAAGCTACACACGAAATAGCCTTGGATTATACTGACATGCCTACACTTTTAAAATACGCTTTTGTGGCTCCTGAAAATTAA
- a CDS encoding endonuclease/exonuclease/phosphatase family protein: MNCLITISILLFCFSAPGQASRYQVRTVAFYNLENLFDTIDDPKTFDEDFTPSGKFKWTVKRYEEKIENLAGVIAGIGYRVRKSAPDILGICEVENYQTLSDLVNHTALKPFDYGIIHKDGPDARGIDVALIYRKASFIPVSIQAHRLVLLDKDRFIVPTRYQLVVHGFLEGMPLYLLVNHWPSRRGGELRSRANRIAAAELNLKIIDSIRRIEPEPVIIGMGDFNDNPNDYSMKKVLRTKNEREEMGSTDLFNPMAYMFQKGKGSLAYRDSWSLFDQIYCSGNLINGEKPFRWWKVNIYDPPELKISRGLYKGYPLRTITAGRYTGGFSDHFPVFGYLIKELKPLLGKD; the protein is encoded by the coding sequence GTGAATTGCTTGATTACTATTTCGATCCTCCTATTTTGTTTTTCAGCCCCAGGGCAGGCTTCCAGGTATCAGGTAAGGACTGTAGCATTTTACAATCTGGAAAATCTTTTCGATACCATCGATGACCCGAAGACATTTGATGAAGATTTTACGCCCTCAGGGAAGTTTAAATGGACTGTTAAACGATACGAGGAGAAAATTGAAAATTTGGCCGGGGTTATTGCAGGTATCGGATATCGGGTAAGAAAAAGTGCACCGGATATCCTGGGAATCTGCGAAGTGGAAAACTATCAGACTTTGTCAGACCTGGTCAATCATACTGCACTTAAACCTTTTGATTACGGCATCATCCATAAGGATGGGCCTGATGCCCGGGGTATTGATGTAGCATTAATCTACAGGAAAGCCTCATTTATTCCCGTTAGTATTCAAGCCCATCGTCTTGTCTTGCTTGATAAGGATCGATTCATAGTGCCCACGAGATATCAGCTTGTTGTGCATGGTTTTCTGGAGGGTATGCCATTGTACCTTTTAGTTAATCACTGGCCTTCAAGACGTGGAGGCGAACTCAGAAGCAGGGCCAACAGGATAGCAGCTGCCGAGCTGAATCTAAAGATTATTGATTCGATCAGAAGAATTGAACCGGAGCCCGTGATAATTGGGATGGGCGACTTTAATGATAATCCCAATGACTACTCCATGAAAAAAGTGTTAAGAACAAAAAATGAAAGGGAAGAGATGGGGTCAACCGACTTATTTAATCCTATGGCCTATATGTTTCAAAAGGGGAAAGGAAGTTTGGCCTATCGGGATTCGTGGAGTCTTTTTGATCAGATATACTGCTCCGGTAATCTGATCAATGGAGAAAAGCCTTTTCGATGGTGGAAGGTCAATATTTATGACCCGCCGGAACTAAAGATTAGTCGGGGACTTTATAAGGGCTATCCCTTGCGTACAATTACAGCAGGGCGCTATACGGGTGGTTTTAGTGATCATTTCCCTGTATTCGGTTATCTGATCAAAGAATTAAAGCCGTTACTCGGGAAGGATTAA
- a CDS encoding ankyrin repeat domain-containing protein translates to MEQESFFNAIRTGDLNKIKSLVKQHPELLTVKDKRGSTPLILGAYYNHQDVVEYLLQKGVNVDEKDGTGNTALMGVCFKGYKDIAELLMKAGADVNTTNAMGSSCLIFAVTFNQLEIAQLLVKHGADIHVRDARGHTALDHAKMQGFRHFQSLLTQ, encoded by the coding sequence ATGGAACAGGAATCGTTTTTTAATGCAATTCGAACTGGAGATTTAAACAAGATTAAATCGCTTGTAAAACAGCATCCCGAATTACTTACTGTAAAAGACAAGAGAGGTTCTACCCCTTTGATCCTTGGGGCTTACTACAATCACCAGGATGTTGTTGAATACCTTCTTCAAAAAGGGGTTAATGTTGACGAAAAAGATGGCACGGGAAATACGGCTTTAATGGGTGTTTGCTTTAAAGGGTATAAGGACATAGCTGAACTCTTGATGAAAGCTGGCGCAGATGTGAATACGACCAACGCCATGGGATCTAGTTGCCTGATCTTCGCTGTCACCTTTAATCAATTGGAAATTGCTCAACTTCTGGTTAAACATGGGGCGGATATTCACGTCAGGGATGCCAGGGGACATACTGCGCTAGACCATGCTAAAATGCAAGGGTTCAGGCATTTTCAGTCTCTTTTAACCCAATAA
- a CDS encoding response regulator codes for MEAIQNIYIIDDDPIFIYGTKRLIKEVNYEGGITVFQNGKEGLMGLAKIQDKEKSQPLIIFLDLNMPVMNGWEFLDAVHKHSDYNSLDLQIFVLSSSIDPKDTEKAYSYKMVKEFVSKPISPTLLEEILHS; via the coding sequence GTGGAAGCAATTCAAAACATTTATATCATTGATGATGACCCTATCTTTATTTATGGAACTAAACGTCTTATAAAGGAAGTAAACTACGAAGGTGGCATTACTGTTTTCCAGAATGGAAAAGAAGGATTAATGGGATTGGCAAAAATCCAGGATAAGGAAAAGTCGCAACCATTAATCATTTTTTTAGACCTCAATATGCCGGTTATGAATGGATGGGAATTCCTTGATGCGGTCCACAAACATTCAGATTACAATTCCCTGGATCTTCAGATATTCGTCCTCAGTTCCTCAATCGATCCTAAAGATACCGAGAAAGCCTACTCGTATAAGATGGTCAAAGAATTCGTTTCAAAGCCTATTTCTCCTACCCTTTTAGAGGAAATCCTACATTCCTAG